From a single Natronorubrum tibetense GA33 genomic region:
- a CDS encoding DUF7351 domain-containing protein, with protein MDDAEIPPDGDEARAVEDVDPADAFAALGNSTRVEILQAFREHHLANPTVSAAAFSTLRKAVGMKDSGQFRYHLEQLRGTFVEKCDEGYRLTYAGSKVIDAIIAGTYTGRTRLGPVALDSSCSRCGTAARAHYRDGVLEVTCEHDHPLFYWSVPPNAAVEPSLEELVELATTLAVQSYELVANGTCSECYSGVEPTVRTVETDDGDRSVRFHARCGACAAGWDAPVGFVLLGHPEVESLYQRQGRPISDRYWWELEVVDRTEIEILEEDPLRVRLSVTVGETPVRAMVDESARVLDIDCPANVG; from the coding sequence ATGGACGACGCCGAGATCCCACCCGACGGAGACGAAGCCCGTGCCGTCGAGGACGTCGATCCCGCAGACGCCTTCGCCGCGCTCGGAAACTCGACACGCGTCGAAATTCTCCAGGCGTTCCGCGAGCACCATCTGGCGAACCCGACGGTGTCAGCAGCCGCGTTTTCGACGCTCCGAAAGGCCGTCGGAATGAAGGATTCGGGTCAGTTCCGGTACCACCTCGAGCAGCTTCGGGGGACGTTCGTCGAGAAGTGCGACGAGGGCTATCGGCTCACCTACGCCGGCTCGAAGGTGATCGACGCGATTATTGCGGGTACATACACCGGTCGGACGCGACTCGGCCCGGTCGCCCTCGACAGCAGCTGTAGTCGTTGCGGGACGGCTGCTCGTGCGCACTACCGGGACGGCGTTCTCGAGGTGACCTGCGAGCACGATCATCCCCTATTTTATTGGTCGGTACCGCCGAACGCTGCGGTCGAGCCTTCGCTCGAGGAATTGGTCGAACTGGCGACGACGCTGGCCGTGCAGTCCTACGAACTGGTCGCCAACGGCACCTGTTCGGAGTGTTACTCCGGCGTCGAGCCGACGGTCCGAACGGTCGAAACCGACGATGGCGACCGATCGGTTCGGTTTCACGCCCGATGTGGTGCCTGTGCCGCTGGCTGGGATGCGCCGGTCGGTTTTGTCTTGCTCGGCCATCCTGAAGTTGAGTCGCTCTATCAGCGGCAGGGGCGACCGATCAGCGACCGGTACTGGTGGGAGCTTGAGGTCGTTGATCGAACCGAAATCGAGATTCTCGAGGAGGACCCGCTTCGCGTTCGACTCTCGGTTACGGTCGGCGAGACGCCCGTCCGGGCGATGGTCGACGAGTCGGCCCGGGTCCTCGATATCGACTGCCCGGCGAACGTGGGCTGA
- a CDS encoding M23 family metallopeptidase: protein MTVHHPIDPETESEAESGYLAAIRHRFPDPMYVFLLGFLSIPGYLFDSLASLRLFALCFLAGLWPLVVAIVGTVLGLGTDDDADEIVPTDWIDMGDRATNVRALVAMLALQFQPVIFVTGVFQMGGHIPILARHRGSPPSPANFESHVDYRLPFEGTWTVVNGSPDRDYSHSWGILTQRYAYDFVITDDDGRTHEGERGPPEGYYCFGEPILAPADGVVVSVRNDHRDYHRTDGRMDPLQRSILGNNVIIKHADDEYSVLAHLERGSVAVDPGDRVERGQQIARCGNSGNTTEPHLHFHVQDRPNFFLGAGVPVRFERLETDHPRTGPERHDETYVHAGQRGRHVGGREIVSNDGAATETAPNAGGRSDAESERTDC, encoded by the coding sequence ATGACAGTCCACCATCCGATCGATCCGGAGACCGAATCCGAGGCCGAATCGGGGTATCTGGCGGCGATCCGTCACCGGTTTCCCGATCCGATGTACGTATTCCTGCTGGGATTTCTCTCGATCCCCGGCTATTTGTTCGACTCGCTCGCGAGCCTCCGACTGTTCGCGCTGTGCTTTCTCGCTGGTCTGTGGCCGTTGGTCGTCGCCATCGTCGGAACGGTTCTCGGATTGGGGACCGACGACGATGCGGACGAGATCGTGCCGACGGATTGGATCGACATGGGTGACCGGGCCACCAACGTCCGCGCGCTCGTCGCAATGCTTGCCCTCCAGTTTCAGCCGGTCATCTTCGTCACGGGGGTGTTCCAGATGGGCGGCCACATTCCCATCCTCGCGCGCCACCGCGGGAGTCCGCCTTCGCCGGCGAACTTCGAAAGCCACGTTGACTATCGGCTACCCTTTGAGGGGACCTGGACCGTCGTCAACGGTAGTCCGGATCGCGACTACTCCCACTCGTGGGGAATACTCACCCAGCGATACGCCTACGACTTCGTCATCACCGACGACGACGGGCGGACCCACGAGGGCGAGCGCGGGCCGCCCGAGGGCTACTACTGCTTCGGCGAACCGATCCTCGCGCCCGCGGACGGCGTCGTCGTGAGCGTTCGAAACGACCATCGCGACTACCACCGGACCGACGGCCGAATGGATCCGCTCCAGCGGAGCATCCTCGGAAACAATGTGATCATCAAACACGCCGACGACGAGTACAGCGTGCTGGCTCATCTCGAGCGAGGCAGCGTTGCCGTCGACCCAGGCGACCGAGTCGAACGCGGCCAGCAGATCGCCCGCTGTGGTAACTCCGGGAACACGACGGAACCCCACCTCCACTTCCACGTCCAGGATCGCCCGAACTTCTTCCTCGGGGCCGGAGTCCCGGTTCGGTTCGAACGGCTCGAGACCGACCATCCGCGGACCGGGCCGGAACGACACGACGAGACGTACGTCCACGCGGGTCAGCGCGGGAGACACGTCGGCGGTCGTGAAATCGTTTCCAACGATGGTGCCGCCACCGAAACCGCCCCCAACGCGGGCGGACGCTCCGACGCGGAATCCGAGCGCACTGACTGCTGA
- a CDS encoding HVO_0476 family zinc finger protein: MNDIPDRVPTNCPSCSPDLETVHEVLTVTEGGGTVTVRCSECAHVHKIQPEQESEVTLDVVVSQEGESFTANVTTPEGETIETGDEFILETDEVLSTVRVTSLELDGQKRREEAVVDDVETVWTREVDNVAVNVTVHPQDGSRNDSRSITVHVPGDYEFTVGETEEFGDDEFEIDAFVVRKDSSGYHRDRYEERGDTILAKDAKRVYAYDEQTSAWSAW; the protein is encoded by the coding sequence ATGAACGATATTCCGGACCGGGTTCCGACGAACTGCCCGTCCTGTTCGCCGGACCTCGAGACGGTCCACGAAGTCCTGACGGTGACGGAAGGCGGCGGGACCGTGACCGTCCGCTGTAGCGAGTGCGCTCATGTCCACAAGATTCAGCCCGAACAGGAGAGCGAAGTGACCCTCGACGTCGTCGTCTCCCAAGAGGGCGAGTCCTTCACGGCGAACGTGACAACACCAGAAGGCGAGACCATCGAGACGGGCGACGAGTTCATCCTCGAGACGGACGAAGTGCTCTCGACGGTTCGCGTCACGAGCCTCGAACTCGACGGCCAGAAGCGCCGCGAGGAGGCCGTCGTCGACGACGTCGAAACCGTCTGGACCCGCGAGGTCGACAACGTCGCCGTCAACGTCACCGTCCATCCCCAGGACGGGTCGCGAAACGACAGTCGGTCCATTACGGTCCACGTCCCCGGCGACTACGAGTTCACCGTCGGCGAGACGGAGGAGTTCGGCGACGACGAGTTCGAGATCGACGCCTTCGTCGTCCGCAAGGACTCCTCGGGCTACCACCGAGATCGGTACGAGGAGCGCGGCGATACCATCCTCGCGAAGGACGCGAAACGAGTCTACGCCTACGATGAGCAGACCAGCGCCTGGTCTGCCTGGTAG
- a CDS encoding protein-L-isoaspartate(D-aspartate) O-methyltransferase: MFDRFSSDDPGDDARERMVRTVASRVDDERVLEALESVPRHAFVPPNRRDSAYEDRPLPIGDGQTISAPHMVAIMADRLDLESGTEILEIGTGCGYHAAVTAEIVGEEHVYSVEYGDELAEQARDQLAQVGYGGVSVRTGDGREGWPEHAPFDAAYFTCAAPSFPDPVVAQVRPGGQLLAPIGTRFQSLVEATKREDGRLERTEHGGVRFVEMRGG; the protein is encoded by the coding sequence ATGTTCGATCGATTCAGCTCTGACGACCCTGGCGACGACGCCCGCGAGCGAATGGTTCGAACCGTGGCCTCGCGCGTCGACGACGAGCGCGTTCTCGAGGCGCTCGAATCCGTTCCCCGGCACGCTTTCGTCCCGCCGAATCGCCGGGACAGCGCCTACGAGGACCGACCGCTGCCGATTGGCGACGGCCAGACGATCAGCGCGCCGCACATGGTCGCGATCATGGCCGATCGGCTCGACCTCGAGTCGGGAACGGAGATCCTCGAGATCGGGACCGGCTGTGGCTACCACGCCGCGGTGACGGCCGAAATCGTCGGCGAAGAGCACGTCTACAGTGTCGAGTACGGCGACGAACTGGCCGAACAGGCTCGCGACCAGCTCGCGCAGGTCGGCTACGGAGGTGTCTCCGTCCGAACCGGCGACGGCCGCGAAGGGTGGCCCGAGCACGCGCCGTTCGACGCGGCGTACTTCACGTGTGCGGCCCCGTCGTTCCCCGATCCGGTCGTCGCACAGGTCCGTCCCGGAGGACAACTCCTCGCACCGATCGGCACCCGGTTCCAGTCGCTTGTCGAAGCGACGAAACGCGAGGACGGACGCCTCGAGCGCACCGAACACGGCGGCGTTCGATTCGTCGAGATGCGCGGCGGGTAA
- a CDS encoding protein-L-isoaspartate O-methyltransferase family protein, producing MDPAVLREDMVDGLESDAKGVLHDETVAVAMRDVPRHEFLEDDRTAYADRELEVLGTRVLAPSTVARLLQPLDLEDGHDVLLVGAGVGYTAAVVAEIVGETNVHAVDISRPLVIEARQNLARAGYGGVLVDCRDGANGFPEYAPFDRILLEAAAVDPPRALLEQLTDSGRIVFPCGTQRQRLEAVSADSEREAFAAVSFDPLLVEGEQSGAVERNRMTREDREHATRRAESRRGWEQEWIEWEESVGPQ from the coding sequence ATGGACCCCGCGGTACTGCGAGAGGATATGGTCGATGGTCTCGAGTCCGACGCCAAGGGCGTCCTCCACGACGAGACCGTCGCCGTCGCGATGCGCGACGTTCCCCGCCACGAGTTTCTCGAGGACGATCGGACGGCCTACGCGGACCGAGAACTCGAGGTTCTCGGCACTCGCGTTCTCGCACCGAGTACGGTCGCCCGACTGTTGCAACCGCTCGATCTCGAGGACGGTCACGACGTGTTGCTCGTCGGGGCCGGCGTCGGCTACACGGCCGCCGTCGTGGCCGAAATCGTCGGCGAGACGAACGTCCACGCGGTCGACATCTCCCGGCCGCTCGTCATCGAGGCCCGACAGAACCTCGCTCGAGCGGGCTACGGCGGCGTGCTCGTCGACTGTCGCGACGGGGCGAACGGGTTCCCCGAGTACGCGCCGTTCGATCGCATTCTGCTCGAGGCTGCCGCCGTCGACCCGCCGCGAGCGTTGCTCGAACAACTGACCGACAGCGGCCGAATCGTCTTTCCATGCGGGACGCAGCGACAGCGTCTCGAGGCCGTCTCCGCCGACAGTGAGCGAGAGGCGTTTGCGGCCGTTTCGTTCGATCCGCTGCTGGTCGAGGGCGAACAGTCGGGTGCCGTCGAACGGAATCGAATGACTCGCGAGGACCGCGAGCACGCGACGCGTCGAGCCGAATCGCGCCGCGGCTGGGAACAGGAGTGGATCGAGTGGGAGGAATCGGTCGGCCCGCAGTGA
- a CDS encoding bacterio-opsin activator domain-containing protein: MTNPITVLIVDNEPGFANLAGEMVERERDAIVAEAATNAEEALEILEERSIDCIVSDYEMPTLTGLELLERVREDDPDLPFILFTGRGSEEIASEAIAAGVTQYLQKESGKEQYALLANQITNAVSQYRTETELRESERRYERTLTTLHETTRDLMRAGTKREIYQSAVDTAREILDVPVAAAYTFEPTAGLLEHAASTRESRELVDPEMQFEQGEGHVWDVFSEGESTYYEDATREGANAKALSRSELIVPLGTHGVLVAGTEDIDGFDETMTELLHILAANTEAALDRAEREQLLREHDRTLTRQNEELTRLNHTNEIVREINHGVAQASTRTEIETTVCDRLADTERYCFAWIASADDDPPEPTAWAGVDAAFVDRVRDDGDRAPELDLVRESLETERVQLVRNVLEADGWDRRRKEALTYGYQTILAVPLADTERQYGVLLVHVAGVDSLGDSEREVLGELGETISHAIRSVERTRAMLTDSRIELELAIHDSRLLLNRVAERVDGTVAIEGVIYRDDETVVFVSTPTSADLEPLDQWASIDTLSVVSDGDDETLFELRVTSSPILDILRTYDVHLQTAIAKNGTTTLVLDVPQQVEPRSLVEAIREGYPETELEARRETTSMRSARQLDTHLEERLTAKQLEALQAAHYSGFFEWPRESTGEELADALDVSPPTYHYHLRAAERKLVTLALDGKSR, from the coding sequence ATGACGAACCCGATCACCGTCCTCATCGTCGACAACGAACCGGGATTCGCCAACTTGGCCGGCGAAATGGTCGAACGCGAACGCGATGCGATCGTCGCCGAAGCGGCGACGAACGCCGAGGAGGCACTCGAGATCCTCGAGGAACGCTCGATCGATTGTATCGTCAGCGACTACGAGATGCCGACGCTGACAGGACTCGAGTTGCTCGAGCGCGTGCGCGAAGACGATCCTGATCTTCCGTTTATCCTCTTTACCGGTCGCGGCTCGGAGGAGATCGCCAGCGAGGCGATCGCCGCGGGTGTGACGCAGTACCTCCAGAAGGAGTCCGGCAAGGAGCAGTACGCGCTGCTCGCGAACCAGATCACGAACGCCGTCTCCCAGTATCGGACCGAAACGGAGTTGCGCGAGAGCGAGCGCCGATACGAACGGACGTTGACGACACTTCACGAGACGACCCGGGATCTGATGCGAGCGGGGACGAAACGCGAGATCTATCAGTCAGCAGTCGACACCGCGCGGGAGATCCTTGACGTGCCCGTCGCCGCGGCGTACACGTTCGAACCGACGGCGGGACTCCTCGAGCACGCGGCATCGACCCGAGAGTCGCGAGAACTCGTCGATCCGGAGATGCAGTTCGAACAAGGCGAGGGCCACGTCTGGGATGTGTTTTCGGAGGGAGAGAGCACCTACTACGAGGATGCGACGCGAGAGGGTGCAAACGCCAAGGCGCTGAGTCGAAGCGAACTGATCGTTCCGCTCGGAACCCACGGTGTGTTGGTTGCGGGGACCGAGGACATCGACGGGTTCGACGAAACGATGACAGAGCTGCTGCACATTCTGGCGGCGAACACCGAAGCGGCGCTGGACCGTGCGGAACGCGAGCAACTGCTTCGGGAGCACGATCGAACGCTCACCAGACAGAACGAGGAACTGACGCGACTCAATCACACGAACGAGATCGTCAGAGAAATCAACCACGGCGTCGCGCAGGCTTCGACGCGAACGGAGATCGAGACGACGGTGTGTGATCGACTGGCCGACACCGAACGCTACTGTTTCGCCTGGATCGCCTCGGCCGACGACGACCCCCCCGAGCCGACCGCCTGGGCCGGCGTCGATGCGGCCTTCGTCGATCGGGTCCGTGACGACGGCGATCGAGCCCCGGAACTCGATCTGGTCAGGGAGAGCCTCGAGACCGAGCGCGTGCAACTCGTCCGAAACGTTCTCGAGGCCGACGGCTGGGATCGACGTCGGAAGGAGGCGCTAACGTACGGCTATCAGACGATTCTCGCGGTTCCGCTCGCCGACACCGAGCGTCAGTACGGCGTGTTACTCGTCCACGTTGCGGGCGTCGACTCGCTCGGCGACAGCGAGCGGGAGGTGCTTGGCGAACTCGGCGAGACGATCAGCCACGCGATTCGATCAGTCGAGCGCACGCGCGCGATGTTAACCGATAGCCGGATCGAACTCGAACTCGCGATTCACGACTCACGACTGCTGTTGAATCGCGTCGCCGAGCGAGTCGACGGAACAGTCGCCATCGAGGGGGTGATTTACCGGGACGACGAGACCGTCGTGTTCGTCAGCACCCCGACATCGGCGGACCTCGAACCGCTGGATCAGTGGGCGTCGATCGACACCCTCTCGGTCGTCTCCGACGGCGACGACGAGACGCTGTTCGAACTGCGAGTCACCTCCTCTCCGATTCTGGACATCCTACGCACCTACGACGTCCACCTGCAGACCGCGATAGCCAAAAACGGCACGACGACCCTCGTCCTCGACGTGCCACAACAGGTCGAGCCTCGGTCGCTGGTCGAGGCGATCAGGGAGGGGTATCCGGAGACGGAACTCGAGGCCCGACGCGAGACGACCAGTATGCGCTCGGCGCGCCAGCTCGATACGCATCTCGAGGAACGGCTCACGGCCAAACAGCTCGAGGCGCTACAGGCGGCTCACTACAGCGGGTTCTTCGAGTGGCCGCGCGAGAGCACCGGCGAAGAGCTCGCAGACGCTCTCGACGTGTCACCGCCAACGTACCATTACCACTTGCGAGCGGCCGAGCGAAAGCTCGTCACGCTGGCACTCGACGGGAAATCTAGGTGA
- a CDS encoding group I intron-associated PD-(D/E)XK endonuclease: protein MTNTKQTGDETEARIIAALIEAGYSTAVPFGDNDRYDLVLDTGDELLRVQCKTGWIEDGVIRFKTASKTTVDGVATMNDYDGTIDAFAVRCKDTDALYWVPIEDAGKKSTYLRITEPKIDHPDVKMAETYRFDQRLS, encoded by the coding sequence GTGACGAACACGAAACAGACAGGTGACGAAACCGAGGCACGAATAATCGCCGCGCTAATCGAAGCAGGATACTCTACTGCCGTTCCGTTTGGTGACAACGACAGATACGATCTCGTATTGGACACCGGTGATGAGTTACTCCGTGTCCAGTGCAAAACGGGCTGGATCGAAGACGGGGTCATCCGATTCAAAACTGCCAGCAAGACCACTGTCGACGGCGTAGCAACGATGAATGATTACGACGGTACTATCGATGCCTTCGCAGTAAGATGCAAAGATACAGACGCACTCTACTGGGTTCCGATCGAGGATGCGGGAAAGAAAAGCACGTACTTGCGGATAACGGAACCAAAAATCGATCACCCTGACGTCAAGATGGCCGAAACGTACCGCTTTGACCAGCGACTTTCCTGA